GAGGAAACGAACGGTTGGCGCTTCCAGTCGGGCGTGAAGAATTGCTTTTCGTTGCTGCCGTGCGGGTCGTGCATGGCGCCGACGTAGCGGGCCTTGCCGTTGAAGCACCACACTTGGTATTCCCATTCGATGTCGTCGAGCAGTTCTTCCGCGAATACCTTGCGCGGGATGTCGCTGTACCAGCGCTCCAACATAGTCAGCGCGAAATCGGTGTCCAGCCATTGCGCGCATGCTTCGCGCGTAGCCTGCATGTCTGCGGCCGCCATATCGTTCACCATGCTCATCATGCCCGAACCGTGGTTCGCCTTCAGCACGAACGAGGCGGGAAGGCCATGGAAGTCCACGTCTTCGGCGCGTTCCCACGTACGAAAGACCTGGGGAAGCACCTCCTCGCCCACGCGTTGCGCTACGTAGGGGCGTACGGCAAGCTTGTCGGCGCAGATGGTCTTCAGCGGAACCGCATCGTGAATCTTCAGCCACTGCATTTTCTCGTTGAACGTGGTCGGGTCCTGCAGGTTGGGATGCTCGCCATAGCGTGCGTAGTAGGCCCAATCGAGTTCGCGTTCCAGCAGGCTCTGGCTGCAGAGCGTGCGTTCGTTCACCGGGTGGAGATGACGGTGGATCCAATAGCGGACAAGGCGGAATAGGCGATTCAAGGCGAGGTTCTTCCTTCTAGCTGGCCTGACGGCATCCGATTATACAGCAGGCGTTTTTGCGTGGGATATAATCGGGCAGCGAAGGTATGGGTGGGCTGCGTGTGCTCACCGTTTGGAAGGACGTGAAGTGGCAGCGAACAGCGATGCGCCGTGCGAGAACAATGTGCGGGTAACGGTTCTCATTCCCGCGTACAACGTGGAAGATAGCCTGCGCGAGGGCGTGGAGTCCATTTTCGAGCAGGGCGTTTCCGATATTCAGGTGCTCATCGTGGATGATGGCAGTACCGACGGCACGCTGGAGGTTGCCCGCAGCCTTGCTGCGCAAGATACGCGCGTGACGGTCCTTCATCAGGAAAACGCCGGCGCCGCCGCTGCGCGCAATGCGGGTGTGCTGCAGGCGCGTGGCGAATGGATTTGTTTCGTCGATGCCGATGACCGCCTGCTGCCAGGCGCATTGCGCACGCTGTTGGCTTGTGCGGCTCCCGATCCGCGGGGTTGCGTGCCCGATATCGTGGTGGGTGACTTCGTTGAGGTTGATGGTTCTTCGCGCCGTCTGCGCGTGAACTTTTCCAGCGAGCGCACGTATTTCGGCCGCGAAGATCGTGCGTACTTGCTGAACATGGTGCTTTCCAATATTGAGCCCGACGGCAGCAGGGGCAGTGGCCTGGCTGGTGCCGTATGGGCGCGCATCTATCGCAGGGCCTTTCTGGTGGAGCATGAGCTCATGAGCGATGTTGCGCTGCGGCGTTCGCAGGACATCGCGTTCAACTTGCATTGCTTCGATCTGGCAACGTGCGTTGCGTGCTGTCACGAGCCCGTGTATGAATATCGCATCAACTCCGCTTCGGCTACCAGACGTCATGACCCCGAATCGTTGAAGAAGACGCTCGTGTACTATGCCGCCGTGCAGCGGTTCATGGAAGAGCACGACGCCGGATTCCTGCGCAATACGTTTTACATGGCCTGCGTCGATTGCATTCCGCCTATTTGGCGACAGATGGGCGACGAGAGCAAGCGTTCGTTCGTTGGCCTGTGTCAGACCGAGCCGTTTGCTACGGCCATTCGCGACATCGACGATAAGCCGCTCGATACGAAAACGCGTATCGAGATAGCCCTCCTGCGACGTCATATCTATTTCCCGTTGTATTGGTACGCGAAGCGAACCCTTATGTGCGCCCGTAGGGCGTAGGTCCCGTTCGCACCCAATCATCCCACCGATTAAGGGACGGTTCGCACGCTCGAATTCCCGTCTGCGATAGTGGCGTTTCGGCTGGTTACTCGGTATACTGAGCGAGTTACGCTACTTTGTCCTGGGTGGGGGTTATTATGGCGAACGCATACACTCAACCGCATGCGCGCACGCTCCGCATTGGCCTTGCCATTGCCGTTTGTCTGCTGGTCGTTTCCCTTTTCTGCATGGCAGATCCCGCCTATGCGCTCGACGACCCCGCTGATACGCAGGTGGATGCCGTTCTGGATGGCTCGTCCGACCAGGCTCCCGCAGCTCAGGTTTCTTCGCAGGGCGAAGTGGCCAACGGCGTCTCTTCGGCTGATAACCAGAAGGCGTCCGCTGCTCAAACGAACGAATCCGCTCCGGCGGCCCAAGAAGGCTCCGCGCCCGTCGCAGGTGAGAGCGATGTCTCTGCTGCAACTGCTGCCGAGACGCCGGCCGTCTCCGTAGACGAAGGCGCTAACCAAAGTGCCGCCGATTCCTCCAGCCAGCTTGCCCCGGCGTCCGATGCCGCCTCGCAGGGTGATGCTGCCGAGCCGGGGCTTGTCGTTGCTTCCGATGGCGAAACGCCCTCGTACGAAGAATCCCATGTGAATATGTATCGCCTGTACAACCCGAATTCGGGCGAGCACTTCTATACTTCCAGCGAATCTGAGGCAATGAACGTTGCCAGTGCCGGTTGGCAGTGGGAGGGCATCGGCTGGGTGGCTCCCACCACGTCGAGCACGCCTGTGTATCGTCTGTACAACCCCAATGGCGGCGATCACTTCTACACGACGTCGAAGAGCGAGCGCGATGGCCTGGTGAAGAAGGGCTGGAAGTACGAGGGCATCGGCTGGTACTCCGATTCAGAGGACACGGGGCTCGTCGTGTATCGCCAATACAACAAGAACGCCAAGACGGGCTCGCATAACTACACCACCTCCGCCTCCGAAAACGCCTCGCTCGTGAAGAAGGGCTGGAGGGCCGAGGGTGTTGCCTGGTATGCCACGAACGGCGCGAACCTGCCGTTTGCGGCGCGCTGGCTCGTGACCACCGCATGGACGGGGTCCCTGGAGCGCTACTGGATTGCCTCCGATGGCTCCATTGCCAAGTCTCGCCTGGTCACTACTTCGGAAGGTGCTGGCTTCACGGCGTATGCGAAATCGAATGGCGCGGTCGTGCGTGGCAAGTGGGACAACGGCGCTGGCTACGTCTACGTGGCCAACAATGACGGCAAGCTGGCATCTACGTCCGATGGCAACACCGGTTGGCTCGTGACCAAGGCCTACGATGGCTCCTACCAGCGCTATTACTACGACGGCGTGAAGCACGCCATGCACTCGGGCTTCTTCAAGGTCGATGGCACGCCGTATTTTGGCCTGGGCAATCAGGGCTATGTGCTGCGTGGCAAGCAGCTGTAC
This genomic stretch from Denitrobacterium detoxificans harbors:
- a CDS encoding ATP-grasp fold amidoligase family protein; its protein translation is MNRLFRLVRYWIHRHLHPVNERTLCSQSLLERELDWAYYARYGEHPNLQDPTTFNEKMQWLKIHDAVPLKTICADKLAVRPYVAQRVGEEVLPQVFRTWERAEDVDFHGLPASFVLKANHGSGMMSMVNDMAAADMQATREACAQWLDTDFALTMLERWYSDIPRKVFAEELLDDIEWEYQVWCFNGKARYVGAMHDPHGSNEKQFFTPDWKRQPFVSSLPILEGEVERPDDLETLLDYSERLAADFAFVRVDWYSCTQGLRFSELTFTPAGGFVQWTPREYDAKLGALLNLPAEN
- a CDS encoding glycosyltransferase family 2 protein; this translates as MAANSDAPCENNVRVTVLIPAYNVEDSLREGVESIFEQGVSDIQVLIVDDGSTDGTLEVARSLAAQDTRVTVLHQENAGAAAARNAGVLQARGEWICFVDADDRLLPGALRTLLACAAPDPRGCVPDIVVGDFVEVDGSSRRLRVNFSSERTYFGREDRAYLLNMVLSNIEPDGSRGSGLAGAVWARIYRRAFLVEHELMSDVALRRSQDIAFNLHCFDLATCVACCHEPVYEYRINSASATRRHDPESLKKTLVYYAAVQRFMEEHDAGFLRNTFYMACVDCIPPIWRQMGDESKRSFVGLCQTEPFATAIRDIDDKPLDTKTRIEIALLRRHIYFPLYWYAKRTLMCARRA
- a CDS encoding L,D-transpeptidase family protein; translated protein: MANAYTQPHARTLRIGLAIAVCLLVVSLFCMADPAYALDDPADTQVDAVLDGSSDQAPAAQVSSQGEVANGVSSADNQKASAAQTNESAPAAQEGSAPVAGESDVSAATAAETPAVSVDEGANQSAADSSSQLAPASDAASQGDAAEPGLVVASDGETPSYEESHVNMYRLYNPNSGEHFYTSSESEAMNVASAGWQWEGIGWVAPTTSSTPVYRLYNPNGGDHFYTTSKSERDGLVKKGWKYEGIGWYSDSEDTGLVVYRQYNKNAKTGSHNYTTSASENASLVKKGWRAEGVAWYATNGANLPFAARWLVTTAWTGSLERYWIASDGSIAKSRLVTTSEGAGFTAYAKSNGAVVRGKWDNGAGYVYVANNDGKLASTSDGNTGWLVTKAYDGSYQRYYYDGVKHAMHSGFFKVDGTPYFGLGNQGYVLRGKQLYGNYMLLADNDGKMPSNAGWVVSKDYDGGVYQRYYMKSVFSGGYYGARKGYFTVDGSLYYGINDVYYVLRNGYVARNNELYHADNDGKITRSYDYSSAQLEMFLRAQSKSSSTGYLLMTDTSECWFGVMVGYKGFWQFKYFWRCVCGASDYRTPTGTWTTQTHERYLIWAGEPEMTSQWATKYTGPYAIHSILASKSELGQHLSHGCIRLEWKNAQWVYDNVPLGTTIHNYRP